A window from Engraulis encrasicolus isolate BLACKSEA-1 chromosome 13, IST_EnEncr_1.0, whole genome shotgun sequence encodes these proteins:
- the olig1 gene encoding oligodendrocyte transcription factor 1: MLQGAPRGGGVGGGGGGGGGGGGVGGKALREMSMEEQQELRRKINSRERKRMQDLNMAMDALREVMVPYSSTSSGGGGHHHHHYHHHQQQPMQQHPYLGSSQQHSPGGGGVPQAGRRLSKISTLVLARNYILLLASSLQEMRRLLGELSVGVGVGMSGIGAGGMGVGGVGVQRMLLAGGWPFLAGAPAGQLLLTAETLLAIPGAPSSSASSSSSSSSSSVSSSSSSSPSSSKCPLLPVPAPLPPQEEVVVWGSTGGSAGGAGGGGSSGGVLAGMVSGGPMCPCGVCRVPRMMHPTPGPRFPK; encoded by the coding sequence ATGCTGCAGGGTGCTCCACGTGGAGGTggagtaggaggtggaggaggaggtggtgggggaggaggtggcgTGGGAGGCAAAGCCCTGCGGGAGATGAGcatggaggagcagcaggagctcCGGCGCAAGATCAACAGCCGTGAGAGGAAGCGCATGCAGGACCTGAACATGGCCATGGACGCCCTGCGCGAGGTCATGGTCCCCTACTCCTCCACGTCATCCGGTGGGGgtggccatcaccaccaccactaccaccaccaccagcagcagcccaTGCAGCAGCACCCCTACCTGGGCAGCAGTCAGCAGCACTCCCCTGGTGGTGGGGGCGTACCGCAGGCGGGGCGGCGGTTGTCTAAGATCTCCACGCTGGTGCTGGCGCGAAACTACATCCTGCTGCTGGCCTCCTCGCTGCAGGAGATGCGCCGGCTGCTGGGGGAGCTGAGCGTGGGGGTCGGGGTGGGGATGAGCGGGATCGGGGCTGGGGGCATGGGTGTTGGAGGTGTGGGTGTCCAGCGCATGCTGCTGGCCGGCGGGTGGCCGTTCCTGGCGGGTGCCCCTGCCGGACAGCTCCTGCTCACGGCCGAGACGCTCCTGGCCATCCCTGGTGCCCCTTcttcttctgcctcctcctcatcctcatcctcatcatcatctgtgtcctcttcctcctcctcctcaccctcttcctccaAGTGCCCCCTGCTCCCAGTGCCTGCTCCTCTGCCGCCCCAGGAGGAGGTGGTTGTGTGGGGCTCGACTGGTGgcagtgctggtggtgctggtggtggcggcAGTAGTGGTGGTGTGCTGGCTGGGATGGTCAGTGGTGGTCCCATGTGTCCATGTGGGGTGTGCAGGGTACCCAGGATGATGCATCCGACTCCAGGGCCACGCTTCCCAAAGTGA